From the Candidatus Paceibacterota bacterium genome, the window GAAAGAGTGCTCCCGCCGATTTTTTTATTTTGCAAAAAAGGGTATAATTAAATCCCAGAAAGGAGATCATTCTATCGCAAGAAGGTAAAACTTCATCCCAGACCTAATCTCTTTTTTAAAGGGTAAGGTTTTTTCATACGGAGCGAGGTCAGCAATGACCTCGCTCTTCTTTTTGCTATAATCCTTCTATGTCAGAGACCGCTCTCTATCGAAAATATCGTCCAAAAAGTTTCAAGGAAGTAATGGGGCAAGATGAGATTGTAGATGTACTTCAGGGATCTATCAAACAGGGTAATATTGCTCACGCTTATTTATTTTGTGGCTCGCGGGGGACTGGGAAGACAACCGTCGCTCGCATTCTGGCTAAAGCTATTGGTACCAGTAATAATGATTTGTATGAGATTGATGCGGCTTCTAGAAATAGCGTCGATGAAATCCGGGCTTTAAATGAAGCGGTTAACACTTTGCCGTATGAATCAAAATATAAAGTCTACATTCTGGACGAAGTCCACATGCTATCAAAGGCAGCCTTCAATGCCTTTCTGAAAACTTTGGAAGAGCCGCCGTCACACGTTGTTTTTATTTTAGCTACCACGGAAGCGGAAAAGTTGCCGGAGACGGTTGTCTCTCGCACCCAGCAATTTACTTTTAAAAAACCTTCCCAAACAATTTTAAAAAAGATTGTCGAAAAGACCGCCAAGGAGGAAGGATATCAGATTGAAGCGGGCGGAGCAGATCTGATTGCCCTTTTAGGCGACGGCTCATTTCGTGACGCTCTAGGCATTTTGCAGAAAATTATCGGTTCAACTAATGATAAAAAAATTACTCTGGATGAGATTGAGAAAGTAACCGGTGCTCCGCGAGGCGAGCTTGTCAATAGTTTCGTCAAGGCCTTGGCTGAAAAGGATCTCGAAGAAGGTTTGGCCACGATTAAGAAGGCGGCCAAACAAAATATTGATATGAAACTCTATCTGAAATTAATTCTGGAGAAAATGCGCCAAATCCTTCTTCTGCGTTATCAGAAGGATTTGCGCAGAGAGCTCGCCGGCGAGCTCTCCGCTTCCGACCTCACCTTCGTTGAGAAACTGGCCACCGATCCTACTCACACCATTTCCTCCGCCACTCTGGCTGAAATGCTCGGCATCTACGACCAAATTGGCCGCACTCATATCCCCGAACTTCCACTGGAGCTGGCCCTAATCAAATTAATTGAGGTTCAAAATAAAAAAGCGATCAGTTAGGATCGCTTCAATTTTTGGATTCATCAAAAACTGTAGTCAAAGCCCCAAGGCCACTGAGTAGGGTCAGTTGCTGATGAGCCCCGTCGAGATTGTGGGAAATAATTTCTGTTCCGTATCCGTCACCCATCTCTCGTATGCTCCCTTTATAATCGGTGTGCAATTCGCAAGCGTCGCCAGGGCAAGCAAAAAGCACCTGACCTCCGCGAAAAAAGGAACGGAATTGATTTCGGTTGAAACTTTCCACTTTTCCGTGAATAGTGGCGTAGGCCTTTTTCATGGCACGAATGCCGGGCTCAAAGGCCATTGGCTTCTCATAGGAGTCCGATTGCTGCTCAATGAATTTAACTAACGCCGGACTGGCATGGCCTCCCGTTGCGTGACCATGTCTATCCGCAGTGGCGCAAGTGCCGAGAGTAAAAAGCTGAGTCTCCTTTTGACCAAGCTCTTTGAGTGGCGGCCTCTCCAAGGCGAAAAGAAGAACTTGGAGAGTAAAGCAGACTTTGGCAATTTCAGATCGGGAGTATTGCTCTCGATAATCAAATCGAGGCAATTTGATCCGATAACTTAACCAGTCACCAATAGTCTCGCTAAGCGTAATGGCGTTGTTAATGCCGAAGCTCTCTTCGCCGAGACGGCACTCACATTTTTCAAAAAGCGGTAGGAAACCGAACTGGTCTTCCACGTTTCTGAATAAAGGTGTGCAGTCCTGATAATGATCGAGGAAGGCGATAGATGGACGATGTATTTGAATGAAAAGACCGTTCTTTTTGAAATCCCAAAGCAGATTAAACCACCGCGGTATGTCGGTTTGCATTATGAATTTTCTCATGAACTTTCTCCTATGTTCAGGTTAGCACAAGATTTTTTTATCTCAAATTTTGATGATATTATTCCCAGCATTGCGGGATCGTCTAATGGTAGGACATCGCCCTTTGGAGGCGAGTATCTTGGTTCGAGTCCAAGTCCCGCAGCCCGTAATTTCTGATATAATTTAAATATGCATTTCAAATCAGAAAAAATCTCACTTCTAATCCTGGCTATAACATCGCTTGTCTTCTCTAGGGTGATGTTTCTGTTTTTCAATGATCCCGAAGGCCCAAATCTTTTGGTAGTTGTAGGGGCAGCAGCCATAGTGTTTCTTCTCTCTTTAGCAGCATATTTTTTCAATTTCTCACGCTCTAAGAAACTTTTATTGGCAATTCTCATTCAGATAATTATAGTTACTGGTTTCTATTTTGGGTTAGGCTAAAACATTTTGACTTTTTCTAATTTACTGCTAATTTCAGATTAGAAGAAAGGAAAAAATGAATTTAACTCCATACGTCGGTATTACCGGCTTTGTCAGTCTTGAACAGGTTAAAACCTTGTCGGCAGTCTGGAAAAGTGTCAGACCCAAAGAATCAACTCGGAAGCTTCATGTGGGAGTGATGACCAGTTACAAACATCATCACCATATCCCGCATGCCTATGAAAAAGCATTTCCTCTGGAGAATCGAATTGCCGAAATTTTTGACTGCGCTGAGACTTACAATTGTCTCCATTATGTAGACTACGTCGGTCGCCCGAAACTCTGGGAAACTCTGACGGAGATCATTTCTCTGGGAGGAATTGGCCTACACGCCATTCAGCTCGACATGACTTGGCCGGATCCAACAGAAATCGCCAAGGGCGTTCAGGCTTCCAGAAAGAAGGTGGAAGTGATTCTGCAAATCGGTCTAAAGGCATTTGAGGCGGTTTATTCCGATCCGCTTCGGTTAGTTCGCAAACTTGAGGAATACGAAGACATTGTTCAGCGAGTTTCGCTCGATCAGAGTATGGGAAAAGGTCGGCCTCTGGCACCCAAAGAACTTTCGCGATTTATTCGGGCCATCAAGATCGCTTTCCCGAAAATGGCAATCACTGTGGCTGGAGGACTCGGACCAAAGACGGTTCATTTACTTGGATCCTTGGTCAAAGAAAGTCCCGATCTTAGTTGGGATGCTGAAGGAAAACTTCGAACTAGCGGCAGCAATCGCGATCCAATGGAAGTCCCGAGAGCTGTGGAATACCTGCGTTCTTCAGCGGAGTATTCGGAGGTCTCGCCGTAAGGCGAGACCATTTTAATTTATAGTATTATTCTTATTATGACTGAAGACGATTTTAAAGAAAAATTAAATCCGGAGCAGTATCGGGTGATGCGCGAGAAAGATACAGAACGGCCATATTCGGGAAGGTACTGGGATCATGAGGAGAAGGGAATTTATCTTTGTGCGGCCTGTAATAATCCGTTATTTACCTCTCTTTCCAAATTTGATTCGGAGACGGGCTGGCCGAGTTTTGCCAGGCCAGCCAAAAAGAGTCATCTGACAGAAATTGCCGCCTCTGGCGGTAGGACTGAAGTAACTTGCTCAAAATGCGGCGGGCATCTCGGTTACTTACTTTCAAGAACTCCCGGCGAAAAACCGTATTATCAAGTCAACTCGGCTAGTTTAAAATTTCTGGATATGCCGGAATTGGATGACGAAGATGATTCCGATCAAGATGAAGATAATCAGGACGGTTCCCAGAAGAATGCGTCAAAAGTAAAAGGTAACCCACAGACAGCTTCGAAAGTTAAGCTTCCGACCATTTCTCTTCAAAATATGCTTTTTTTAGTAGCCGCCGCTTTAGCGGGCGGAGTTCTAGGCGGCTCCTATGGTGCTTATCTTTGTCAGACTAGTTCTCCTATTGTGGCGGGCTCCTCGATAAGTAGTCCTGTTCCAGTCAGTACTTCTTCAATTTTACTTGCCCCTTCAACTCCTAAGAAACTTCCGAAATCTGCTGCTTCTAACCTTTCAAGCAGTAGCTCCTCCAGCACCAGCTCCAATCTCTCTAGCCCTATTACGGCCACCTCAGCTACAGCTACCGGCACAAAAGGCACGCCTTAAGTGGTCTTTTATATTGTAAGAATATATTGTAAGAAATAGGCCCTCATTTCGGCTTATATATAGGCAAACCGAAGGTTTGCCTATTATCAGTAATTAAAATTAAATATGAAAAACAAACTTACTTTAAGCATTTTGGTCATGGCTCTGGCCTTCGCTGTAGGAACAAGCACGGCTTCGGCCCATGGTCTAAATTTCGGTCTCGGCGCTAAGGCGGATGTTAATAGTTCAAGCAACGTTAATCTAAAACATGACAGTCTCTTGAATGCCAATGTCGGGGCTAATGCGAATGCCAATCTCAATGCCAACGCAGATTCCGATAAACATGAGGACGGAGACAATAATTCTGAAGATAATCAGAACAAGGTTGAATCACACGGCGATATAAAAGCCAATGTAAACAATGGTTTATTCATGAACTTTGTTCATCGAATCTTCCCATTTTTCCACAATGGCTTTGCCGGAATTGTTGGTAGTGTTTCGGCCGTTAATGGCAACACTATTAGCGTAATAGTTAACAACGGAAACGCTTCTTCTACTTACAGTGTGGATGTTTCAGCCGCAACTATTTCCAGAAATGGAGCTAGTTCTAGCGCCAGCTCTATTACTGTCGGAGACGTCGTAATTGTTTCCGGAACGATTAATGGAAATTCTGTAGTGGCTACTTCCGTTCGAGATACTTCTCGAGTAGATAAGAATCCTAAACCAAATCCTATTGT encodes:
- a CDS encoding DUF5666 domain-containing protein; translation: MKNKLTLSILVMALAFAVGTSTASAHGLNFGLGAKADVNSSSNVNLKHDSLLNANVGANANANLNANADSDKHEDGDNNSEDNQNKVESHGDIKANVNNGLFMNFVHRIFPFFHNGFAGIVGSVSAVNGNTISVIVNNGNASSTYSVDVSAATISRNGASSSASSITVGDVVIVSGTINGNSVVATSVRDTSRVDKNPKPNPIVITGNGQPVIGGTVTAVSGNTVTITTASGNVTYNVDASSSVIAKNKATSTVSAISVGDQVIVQGAVSGNTVNASSIIDVGMNASSTHQGGGIWKSIGGFFKHLFGFF
- the msrB gene encoding peptide-methionine (R)-S-oxide reductase MsrB produces the protein MTEDDFKEKLNPEQYRVMREKDTERPYSGRYWDHEEKGIYLCAACNNPLFTSLSKFDSETGWPSFARPAKKSHLTEIAASGGRTEVTCSKCGGHLGYLLSRTPGEKPYYQVNSASLKFLDMPELDDEDDSDQDEDNQDGSQKNASKVKGNPQTASKVKLPTISLQNMLFLVAAALAGGVLGGSYGAYLCQTSSPIVAGSSISSPVPVSTSSILLAPSTPKKLPKSAASNLSSSSSSSTSSNLSSPITATSATATGTKGTP
- the dnaX gene encoding DNA polymerase III subunit gamma/tau gives rise to the protein MSETALYRKYRPKSFKEVMGQDEIVDVLQGSIKQGNIAHAYLFCGSRGTGKTTVARILAKAIGTSNNDLYEIDAASRNSVDEIRALNEAVNTLPYESKYKVYILDEVHMLSKAAFNAFLKTLEEPPSHVVFILATTEAEKLPETVVSRTQQFTFKKPSQTILKKIVEKTAKEEGYQIEAGGADLIALLGDGSFRDALGILQKIIGSTNDKKITLDEIEKVTGAPRGELVNSFVKALAEKDLEEGLATIKKAAKQNIDMKLYLKLILEKMRQILLLRYQKDLRRELAGELSASDLTFVEKLATDPTHTISSATLAEMLGIYDQIGRTHIPELPLELALIKLIEVQNKKAIS